AGGCACGGCGGGCGCGGTCGACCATGTTGAGCTTGAAGGCGCTCACGCCCAGGTAGTACTGTGCCTCCACGAAGCTGGGGCTCTTGGCCACGGCCATCTCGAACTCGGAGAGGGCCATGGTGTAGTTTTCCTGGGTGAAGTAGCGCATGCCGGAATCGAAGTATTCCTGTGCGGTGGGCTCGGGCGGCGGGGCTTTCTTGGCGCAGCCCGCGGCCAGGGCCAGACAGAGACACACGAAAACGACGGTTGTGACGCGACGCATGTTGGCAGCCTCCTATTTCATCTCGTCCATTTTCTGCACGGCCCGCTGCACGAGCCGCTGCACCATGGTGTCCAGGGTGACGCCGGTGGTCTTCTTCTCGGTGTAGCCGAGAGCGCCGCCGCCCTTGGAGGTGATCTCCATCTTGTCCTCGAAGTAGTCGCTGGCCTTCTGTTCGCCGGTGTTGGCGTCGAGCACCTTGAAGCGCATGCCGACGATCCAGATGCCGCTGGCGTCTTCGGCCTTGATGGAGGCCACGCCCGCGCCGGTGGCGGTGCCGGCGGCCCAGGAGCCGGTGGCCGAGCCCACCACGCTGCCGGCCATGATGCCCAGGTAGGTGCCGTCGAACTTGCGTTCAACCTGGGCCACGGGTTCGGCCTTGAGCACGTCGAAGCGCACAAGCCAGTTGGTGGCCTGCATCTTGCCTTTCTTGAACTTCTTCAGGGTTTTGGCGTCGCCCAGGTTGGCGGCCACCTCGATCTCCTGGAGCATGGGGCCCAGGTCCTGGCGTTCGAGCACCGGGAAGTTGGCCTTGGCCAGCTCGATTTCCGCGAAGTCGGCGATGTTGTTGGGGCCGTACTTCTGGGCGAAGGTGGCGTTCTGCGACTTCACCGCCCCGGGAATCACCACCACCTGGGGTCCGGGTTTGTCCGAGTTGGCGTACGTCACCGGCTGGTACATGGCCGCGTCCGCTTCCTGGTTGGCCTTCTGGGACGCCGACTGGCAGCCCAGGGTCAGGGTGAGCGCCGCCAAGAGCGCCAGCAGTCCGATCCTTCTCACGAGCATGTTGTCCTCCCTCAGATGCATGACACGTTGGGGCCGGATGCGGGCGTCCGCCGCCCGGGCCGCGCCGACCCGTTCCAAAGGCTGAAGCCGGGAACCTGCCACGTCGGATGGCGGAATACGAACGCCATGCCTGGAAACCTAGAAGCCTTTCACCGCATCCAGGGCCTTGTCGGATTTGAGCAGGCCCTGCTCCTCCACCTTCCTGGCCACGTCCGGGGCCACGTCGGCCACGCGCTTGAGGGTCTCCTCGCTGCGCACCACCTCGCGCACGCGCTCGGGCGACGCCTGGGCCAGGCTGGCCGGGGGCATGCCCTGCATCTTGGTCATGAACTCCTCGGGCTTGAGGCGCGAGCGAAAGCTCACGCGCACCACGTTGCCGTGGGAGGATTCCAGCGCGAAGGACTGCTCGCCCAGCTTGGCGTTGAGCGGGGCCAGGATGGTGGCGTTGAGCAGCTGGTTGAAGTTGGAGCGGGTGCCCACGAACTCCACCTCGTAGAGCGAGAGGCCGGAGCGGTCGAAGTCGCGGAAGTCCACGTTGAGCACGGGGCGCAGGCCGATGAACTCCTTCTTGAGCAGCTGTCCGGCGTCGTAGCTGGGCAGGCCCAGCACCTGGAGCTGGTAGGTCTTGGCCGGGGCCTGGAGGTGCTGCTCGAAGAAGTCCTTGGAGAATTCGCCGCCGATCATGCGGCCGATCTCCTCGATGGCCTGGTCCTCGTCGGCCCAGCTCTGCTTCTGGGGCACCTTGTTGTTGTAGTAGATTTCCTCGCCGGTGTTGTTGTCCACGCACTTCACCGACCAGGACGTGAGCACGAACTTGGTGACCGTGAGCCCCGAGGCCGCGAGCTTGGCCGACACCTTCTTGAACTTGGCCTCGCCCACGATGGAAAAGTCGGCGGCCTTCACCTGGGAGGCCGAGATGGTGGCCTCTGTCTGTCCGGCCAGCTGGCTGGTCTCCATCAGTTCGGTCTTGAGCTTCACGGACTGCTCTTCGCTCCAGACGCGGTAGCCGAAGCTCTTGATGCGGTCCTTGAGGATGTTTTCGGCCACGGCGGAGCGTTCCACCTTGGTGTCCACGCCGCGCTCGGCGTCGCGGATGTCGATGCGCACGGAGATGCGGGGGTTGCCGAAGTCCTTGATGAGGCTCACGCGTTCCTGCCTGCCCATCTCGTTCAGGGCGCTTTGCACGTCGCCCACGTAGACCTCGGCGGTCATGAGCATGTGCGCGAAGCCGTCGTCGCCCTGGAAGGGGGGGCTCTCCTTGATCACGCGCTTGATCAGGCCCTGGGAGCGCGAGAGCACCTTGTCGTGGATGAGGGTGTAGTTCTGCATGAGCGTGGAGGTCTCCACGTAGGAGCCCACGGCCTTCTCGATGACCTGGCGCTTGGCGTCGGCGCGCAGGTCGTCCACCAGGAGGCCCTTGTCGCGCTTGTAGGTGTCGGCGTTGGGGTCGGCCAGGCCCTCGGCGGTGATGACCATGGTCTTGGGGTCGGCCGCGCGGGCGGGCAGGGCGCAGGCCGCGACCAGGACGAAGAGTGCGAGCGCGAGGGCTAGGCGGCGCGGAAGCGACATGGCGGAGTTCCTTTCAATGGGTTGATCGGCGCGGCGGCGCACGGTTATTTCCCTTTGGAGCAGAAGTCGGAGTAGAGCTGGGCCACCAGGGAGTCGGCCTCGTCCTCCAGCACGGACATGGCCGCGCCCACCACGTCGGACCCGGCCCAGGACTGGCCCGAGGCCCGCACCTGGGAGAGCACGCGGCCCGAGCCGTCGGAAAGCGTGAGCTGGATGGACACGGCCACCTCGTTGGCGCGCACCATCTTGTTGGCTCCGGAGCGGGCCGAGATGATGCCCTTGAGGAAGAACGAGGCACCCAGCTTGCGCGAGGCGGCCATGGCGGCGTCGGGATCGTTGTTCAGGATGGCTTCGGCCTCGGCGCGGGCGATGCGGGCGTTGATCTCGCCCTGGGTGATGGTGGCCAGGCCCACGGAGCGCAGCTTGGCGTTGAGCAGCTCGAAGAGTTCGCCCTGGTTGGAGGAGTTGACGTTGTTGATGCCCTGGTGGCGCTCCGCGATCATCACGGCGATCTTCTGGCCCTTGATCCTGGCCTTGCAGGGCTCCGAGAGCAGGGACTGCGTGCGCGCGGCCTTGGCCCGGGCCTGGGCCGCGTCTTTCCCGGCCTCTTCGGAGAAGCTGAACGCCAGGGCCGTGCCGGGAAGGGCCGTGAGCACCGTCAGGATCGCCGCCAGAAAGAACGAAGCCATGTCGCCTCCATGCTATTCCTATACTTACGACGTGTAGAGCCCGATGCCTCGTGTGTCAATCGGTCTTGTGCTCCCCGGCGCTCAGTTGGCCCCGCCCGAGAACGAGGCGCGGGCGGGCGGGTCGAAGGGCGAGCGCTTGATGGGGGCCTTGCCCAGGCTCTGCATTTCGTCATCGCTCAGCTGGCGCACCGCGCCGGGCAGGTTGGGCCGCACCCAGGCGGTCTGCCCGGGCTTGTCCAGGGAGAGCTCCTTGCCCTCGGCGTCGCGCACGGTGACCACCGTGCCGGACTTGGTCTCGCGCAGGGCGTGCAACTCGGAGTCCAGTTCGCCGTTGGGCTTGTACTTCACCCAGTGGTCGGTGACGGTGCCCCGGATGCCCACCACGGCCAGGGGGCTCTGGATTTTCAGGTTGTCCGGGTTCTGGGCCACCACCTTGCCGGTGACGTAGCGGAACATGCCCTTGCCCATGGCGATCACCTGCTTCGATTTGTCCTTGTCGGCCTCGTCGTAGGCGAAATCCTTGAGGGCCACCTGGGATTCGGGGCCCACGTCCAGGGAGGAGCCGTCGGCGAAGGCCAGGCGGAGCTTGTCTCCGGCGGTGGGGGTGGTCACCACGTCCTGTGCGAAGAAGGGCGCG
This window of the Fundidesulfovibrio magnetotacticus genome carries:
- a CDS encoding FecR family protein, with product MKRSRHFAILTCLALVLAFAAVRASAPAPAGTVEELQGQAQARQGEEAPRKLAKGAPFFAQDVVTTPTAGDKLRLAFADGSSLDVGPESQVALKDFAYDEADKDKSKQVIAMGKGMFRYVTGKVVAQNPDNLKIQSPLAVVGIRGTVTDHWVKYKPNGELDSELHALRETKSGTVVTVRDAEGKELSLDKPGQTAWVRPNLPGAVRQLSDDEMQSLGKAPIKRSPFDPPARASFSGGAN